From the Wolbachia endosymbiont (group B) of Protocalliphora azurea genome, one window contains:
- a CDS encoding AAA family ATPase — MINVEIKKQLTKFFIYITGLPGSGKLSTAIVLSSMINAVIVSGLEYNQTSKEARDRIYNTTHVMFQAIEAYPIDSKNYIFVDELIKNNDYNIRIYNSVVELSKKMSTKILPIVLRCNPLILQERTISKKQRKNRKVTNINSIKFREEDLFVPQNAIEVENSNMSIKEVAEEIVSQIYKLGQINSVYAIGNDFIY; from the coding sequence ATGATAAACGTTGAGATAAAAAAACAGCTAACAAAATTTTTCATATATATCACTGGTCTTCCAGGAAGTGGTAAACTTTCTACAGCAATAGTATTATCTAGTATGATAAATGCAGTAATTGTAAGTGGACTTGAATATAATCAAACTTCCAAAGAAGCTCGAGATAGAATATATAACACTACACATGTTATGTTTCAGGCAATAGAAGCCTATCCTATTGACTCAAAAAATTATATATTTGTTGATGAATTAATTAAAAATAATGATTACAACATAAGAATATATAACTCAGTAGTAGAACTTAGTAAAAAAATGAGCACAAAAATCCTCCCTATAGTACTTAGGTGCAATCCATTGATATTACAAGAGCGTACTATATCAAAAAAGCAAAGAAAAAATAGGAAGGTTACTAATATAAATAGTATTAAATTTAGGGAGGAAGATTTATTTGTACCACAAAATGCTATAGAGGTAGAAAATTCAAATATGAGTATAAAAGAAGTAGCAGAAGAAATAGTAAGTCAGATATACAAACTTGGCCAAATTAATAGTGTTTACGCAATAGGCAACGATTTCATATACTGA
- a CDS encoding class II aldolase/adducin family protein, whose amino-acid sequence MLLTNSELKRDLVNAYQILSYLKLDDHTYTHLSVRSEDKKSFYVYPFGIRFYEVDESSLMKVSFDGNIIEGKEYQYNKTGYVIHGFIYQARKDIQAIFHLHTPSIVAVSSLKDGLLPISQWALHFYNKVSYHDYNSLALDDTEGKRLIADLKENFVMLMRNHGSITCGQTIQEAMFYTYHLEQACKTQCLMLAMNRELSIPSEEICSKAVKDLLSFESNLGERDWHAWVRLIKGKL is encoded by the coding sequence ATGTTATTAACAAATAGTGAGTTGAAAAGAGACCTAGTTAACGCCTATCAAATTTTATCTTATCTTAAATTAGATGATCATACGTATACTCATCTCTCTGTACGTTCTGAAGATAAAAAGTCATTTTATGTTTATCCGTTTGGTATACGTTTTTATGAAGTAGATGAAAGTTCATTGATGAAAGTATCGTTTGATGGGAATATAATTGAAGGCAAAGAATATCAATATAATAAAACTGGCTATGTAATCCATGGCTTCATTTATCAAGCAAGGAAAGATATTCAAGCAATTTTTCATCTACATACACCTTCTATTGTAGCAGTTTCTTCTCTCAAGGATGGATTACTCCCAATAAGTCAGTGGGCGCTGCACTTTTATAATAAGGTATCTTACCATGATTATAATTCCCTGGCACTTGATGATACAGAAGGAAAAAGATTAATAGCTGATTTGAAAGAAAATTTTGTGATGTTAATGCGCAATCATGGATCTATAACATGTGGTCAGACTATACAAGAAGCAATGTTTTATACGTATCACTTAGAACAAGCTTGTAAAACTCAATGCCTGATGCTAGCAATGAATAGGGAGTTGTCAATTCCAAGTGAAGAAATTTGCTCAAAAGCCGTAAAGGATCTTCTGTCTTTCGAAAGCAATCTTGGTGAGAGAGATTGGCACGCATGGGTTAGGTTGATTAAAGGTAAGTTATAA
- a CDS encoding heme exporter protein CcmB — translation MISLVKKLVINDNNLTYIVCIFIIMLSLSSYTLENNSKQEVILTLTWICATFVLQISTNNLFTSDYHDGILEQIFLQPLSSRLIVAYKIFAHWLLFGLPISVISFMFSFAILGNNIEHSIAVGVSLLFNTLIIINISATGNALMIGRNNLASGVSQILVLPMIMPTFVYFKLLTQFENLSLNIYTLLITILVFVILIVNSTITTHIALKFAVEQD, via the coding sequence ATGATTAGTTTGGTAAAAAAATTAGTAATAAATGATAATAATCTTACTTATATAGTATGTATTTTTATTATAATGTTAAGTTTATCTTCATATACACTTGAAAACAACAGTAAACAAGAAGTCATATTAACATTAACATGGATATGTGCTACATTTGTTTTGCAGATCTCTACAAATAATTTATTTACATCTGATTATCATGATGGAATATTAGAGCAAATCTTTTTACAGCCACTCTCTTCTAGGCTGATAGTTGCTTATAAAATCTTCGCTCACTGGTTGTTATTTGGGTTACCGATTTCAGTGATTTCTTTCATGTTCAGCTTTGCAATTCTAGGCAATAATATTGAACATTCAATAGCAGTTGGAGTGTCTTTATTATTTAATACGCTGATAATCATTAATATTTCAGCTACTGGAAATGCATTGATGATTGGTCGAAATAACTTAGCATCAGGAGTGTCGCAAATTCTTGTTTTGCCAATGATAATGCCAACTTTTGTATATTTCAAATTGCTAACTCAATTTGAAAATTTATCCTTGAATATTTATACACTACTAATCACCATCTTAGTTTTTGTCATTTTAATTGTTAACAGCACTATAACTACTCACATAGCATTAAAATTTGCTGTGGAGCAGGATTGA